Proteins from a single region of bacterium:
- a CDS encoding extracellular solute-binding protein, which yields MRRVILSLLFSAACLCSCTGKGEHRILVWHSMRPVEADLLRRELAEFAQRHPGWEFDELYYQNETARTNYIISALGGSGPELFWGANDNIGPFVEMGVIQPLDGLVSQAFLDSFLTEPFAANTRLNGHLWQIADRVGNHLCLVYNKKLIATPPQTMSELIRVGQKLTIDRDGDGKPEQYALVWNYTEPFFAVPFIGGYGGWIIDEETRTPTLNTDAVVKACQLIYDLGHRYRIIPQECDYEIANALFKDGYAAMIINGSWSWGTYLENGIDMGIARIPMIDETGLWPAPMVSPLGYSLNVNTTGAERDMAMRLLHHLTSTAVQLKFTRLSVSLPSRKDGFTSSEVVDNPLVSASLAQMRVGRPMSPITEMRWIWDAMRPSYQAIFTGRTKPQAAARAMQALAEKLIRENRE from the coding sequence ATGCGCCGAGTGATCCTGTCTTTGCTTTTTTCCGCAGCCTGCCTTTGCTCATGTACCGGCAAAGGGGAGCATCGCATTCTGGTGTGGCATTCCATGCGACCGGTGGAAGCGGATTTGTTGCGCAGGGAGCTGGCCGAATTCGCGCAACGCCATCCGGGCTGGGAATTCGATGAATTGTACTATCAAAACGAGACTGCGCGCACCAATTACATCATCTCGGCCTTGGGCGGATCCGGGCCGGAGCTTTTTTGGGGGGCCAACGACAACATCGGTCCTTTTGTCGAAATGGGCGTGATTCAGCCTTTGGATGGGCTGGTCAGCCAGGCTTTTTTGGACAGTTTTCTCACCGAACCGTTCGCCGCGAACACCCGGCTGAACGGCCACCTCTGGCAAATTGCCGATCGAGTCGGCAATCATCTCTGCCTGGTTTACAACAAAAAACTCATCGCCACACCGCCGCAGACCATGAGCGAATTGATCCGGGTGGGACAAAAACTCACTATCGATAGAGATGGTGACGGTAAACCGGAACAATATGCTCTGGTTTGGAATTATACCGAGCCTTTTTTCGCCGTGCCTTTCATCGGCGGCTATGGGGGGTGGATCATCGACGAGGAGACCCGCACGCCGACCCTGAATACGGATGCGGTCGTCAAGGCCTGTCAGCTGATCTATGACCTGGGACATCGGTACCGCATCATTCCGCAGGAATGCGATTATGAGATCGCCAATGCCCTGTTCAAAGACGGCTACGCCGCCATGATCATCAATGGCAGCTGGTCCTGGGGCACCTATCTGGAGAACGGCATCGATATGGGCATCGCCCGGATACCCATGATCGATGAGACCGGATTGTGGCCCGCCCCTATGGTATCACCGCTGGGGTATTCGCTCAATGTCAACACCACCGGAGCCGAGCGAGATATGGCTATGCGGCTTTTGCATCATCTGACCAGTACTGCGGTGCAACTGAAATTCACCCGACTTTCGGTTTCGCTGCCGTCGCGCAAGGACGGATTCACTTCATCCGAAGTGGTGGACAACCCGCTGGTCAGCGCTTCGTTGGCGCAGATGCGAGTCGGCCGCCCGATGTCGCCGATCACCGAAATGCGCTGGATCTGGGATGCCATGCGTCCCAGCTATCAAGCCATCTTTACCGGCCGAACCAAGCCGCAAGCGGCGGCACGCGCTATGCAGGCGCTCGCGGAAAAACTCATTCGAGAAAATAGGGAGTAA
- a CDS encoding sugar ABC transporter permease — MSGTDLQKNRLAYLFTMPAFFLMALMIVYPFIYNVVISFSNMNLSHFRDWHMVGGRNYLQVFTDASFWYYLRKTILWTAINVFFHVTIGVSLALILNEDIKGKTIFRTLLILPWAVPQYITALTWRGLFNAEYGSVNLLLGKLFGISVPWLTTEWGAFTACLITNIWLGFPFMMIIALGGLQSIPAELYEAAEIDGSSWHHKLRHITLPLLKPVMVPAITLGVIWTFNNFNVVWLVSNGGEPSDRTHILVSWIYKSAFTYFRIGHAAAFSMIIFAILLLFSWNFIRRTKASETVY; from the coding sequence ATGAGCGGCACCGACCTGCAAAAGAACCGGTTGGCTTATCTTTTCACCATGCCCGCTTTTTTCCTCATGGCCCTGATGATCGTCTATCCTTTTATCTACAACGTCGTGATCTCTTTTTCCAACATGAACCTGAGTCATTTTCGCGATTGGCATATGGTGGGCGGCCGCAATTATCTGCAGGTGTTCACCGATGCCTCTTTCTGGTACTATTTGCGTAAAACCATCCTCTGGACCGCCATCAATGTTTTCTTCCATGTGACCATCGGCGTTTCTCTGGCGCTGATCCTGAACGAAGACATCAAGGGTAAAACCATTTTTCGCACGCTCTTGATTCTGCCTTGGGCGGTGCCGCAGTATATCACCGCGCTCACCTGGCGCGGACTGTTCAACGCCGAATACGGCTCGGTGAATCTGCTGTTGGGAAAACTGTTTGGCATCAGCGTGCCCTGGTTGACCACGGAGTGGGGCGCCTTTACCGCCTGCCTGATCACCAACATCTGGCTGGGTTTTCCCTTTATGATGATTATCGCGCTGGGGGGCCTGCAGAGCATCCCCGCTGAATTGTACGAAGCAGCGGAAATCGACGGTTCGAGCTGGCACCACAAACTGCGCCACATCACGCTGCCGCTGCTCAAACCGGTCATGGTGCCGGCTATCACGTTGGGCGTGATATGGACTTTTAATAATTTCAATGTGGTCTGGCTGGTCAGCAACGGCGGCGAGCCTTCTGATCGCACCCATATTCTGGTGTCATGGATTTACAAGAGCGCGTTCACCTATTTTCGCATCGGCCATGCCGCCGCTTTCTCTATGATCATCTTTGCGATCCTGCTGCTGTTCAGCTGGAATTTTATCCGCCGCACCAAGGCGTCGGAGACGGTTTATTAA